Proteins from a single region of Starkeya sp. ORNL1:
- a CDS encoding DoxX family protein — protein MSLVSTSRVFDPARLALRLFGGVSRLFERIPHSLLALIARLSIASAFWASARTKVEEGTLFTLSDNAVYLFREEYRLPLLPPEIAAQLALFNEHAMPILLVLGLASRFAAAVLLAMTLVIQLFVYPDAYSVHGPWAVCLLYLMKYGAGGVSLDYLISRRVEEGR, from the coding sequence ATGAGCCTCGTTTCGACGAGCCGGGTGTTCGATCCGGCACGACTCGCGCTGCGCCTTTTCGGGGGCGTCTCGCGACTCTTCGAGCGCATTCCGCATTCGCTGCTGGCACTGATCGCCCGACTCTCGATCGCGTCGGCATTCTGGGCCTCGGCGCGCACCAAGGTCGAGGAGGGGACGCTGTTCACCCTGTCCGACAATGCCGTCTATCTGTTCCGTGAGGAATATCGGCTGCCATTGTTGCCGCCAGAGATTGCCGCGCAACTTGCTCTCTTCAACGAGCACGCCATGCCGATCCTGCTGGTGCTTGGCCTCGCCAGCCGCTTCGCGGCCGCCGTACTGCTTGCAATGACCCTGGTGATCCAGCTCTTCGTCTATCCGGACGCCTATAGTGTGCACGGCCCGTGGGCGGTGTGCCTGCTCTATCTGATGAAGTACGGTGCGGGCGGCGTGTCCCTTGACTACCTGATTTCCCGACGCGTCGAAGAGGGCAGGTAG
- a CDS encoding PepSY domain-containing protein → MKRVFIAAAALAMSGVAALAQAPAANPDPATPATNNPDTNRPAMPAKGANSFTESQAKTRIEAKGFTNVNGLAKDNDGVWRGKGMKAGAAVDVALDYQGNVFPN, encoded by the coding sequence ATTGCCGCGGCCGCCCTTGCCATGTCTGGCGTCGCGGCTCTTGCGCAGGCTCCTGCGGCTAATCCGGATCCTGCAACTCCGGCGACGAACAATCCGGACACCAATAGACCCGCGATGCCCGCGAAGGGGGCTAACAGCTTCACCGAAAGCCAGGCGAAGACACGAATTGAGGCCAAGGGGTTCACCAACGTGAACGGTCTCGCGAAAGACAACGATGGTGTCTGGCGAGGCAAAGGCATGAAGGCCGGCGCCGCCGTCGATGTCGCGCTCGATTACCAGGGCAACGTGTTCCCGAATTGA